A window of Bacillus toyonensis BCT-7112 genomic DNA:
CAAGGATATAATCGAGACTCTATTATAAATTTAGAAACCGATAAGGAATATGTGGTTTATGGTATTAGTTCATTGAATGGAGCATTAGACTATCTAATCTTGGGTGAAAATGAAAACTTGCCTTCATGGTACCCAGCAGAATTGTTTGAAGTATCGAACCCTTTACAACCTTTAGAATGGTATTTTGCGGATCATAAACATAGTAAAGCGACAACGATACAATATATATGGGGTTATAAAGAATTAGCTTTAAATGATAGACATGCTCTTGGTTTAATAGAAAGGGAGAATAAAGATATTGCAATATTTTTAAAGCGAAAAGCCGAAATTGAGGAATTAGAAGAATCGTAATAGTGAAGGAATTGATTAATTTATAAAAAACGTAGGAATTAAATATTCCTACGTTTTTTTGTACATAACATTTAAATAAACACCTTATTTTTGGGGATTTACAGGTTCAAATGGAAGATGCCCTGATTTTCGATTTGAATCAATATGATACTATTTACATGTATTGTCATGTACGGAATTATATTTTTTTGCACCTGAACTGTGTATATTATTTGTAGGATTTTCTGTTTTTATGTCGAATATATCTTTAATGCAGGGAGGGACATTACATGATTATTAAAGACTATTTCATCAATCTTTCTATTTTTTCTTTATTAGTTAGCGCAGCGATATTTATTCAAGTGTTTTTGATTCATTCCAGGCGATATTTCGAAAAATTCTATGGAGGGATTATTGCAGTTACTTTGATGCTCTTTTCTTTTCCATACATGGGATTTTCCTACGATCTTCGAGTTGTTCCTCTTATTCTATCTTTTATTTACTTTGGTCGCATTGCTGGTTGGATTACACTAATTAGCATAATTATAATGCGTATCTTTTTCATTGGTGGGTATTGGGAGCCACCTGTGATTGCATATTTAAGTATGAGTGTTCTATTTTTTACTTTTAAAACATATTTTAAAAACCTTCATCCTTTTAAAAGTGCATCTTTATATTTTTCTATTTTTGTCGGAATAAAGTGGTTAGTTGGTGTATTATTTAATACTACATTACTTTACACAGGAGGCTTATTATATATAGCGTTAGGACTTTTAATTGGGCTATTTCTTATGGAAGCCTACCAGAGATTGTATTATTTAACACAGGACTTATCTAAAATGAACCGGGAATTAAAAAAATCCAAGCAAGAACTTACAGATACCGTACATGAGCTTCAAGGAGGGATTTTTAAATTTAAAAAAGTGGGTAAGCACTTTATACACACTTTATGTGATGGACAGTTTTATTATCAAAAAGGATTTTACTCTGAACAGGTGGTAGGGAAAAGCTTACGGACTATTGATGCCTCTATTGTTCCACCACATTTAGTTTCACAATTGATGAAGTATTATCTTCAGGCATGGGAAGGGAAAGAAATTATATTCGAATTATCCTGGCCAGATGATAAAACAATTATTCTTATTGCACTTAGGCCGATTAAACGAAATGGACAAGTTATTGAAGTTGTTGGTTCTACAGTCGATATAACCGAAAGGAAAAAGGTAGAATCAGAATTAAGAGCTACCAAAGAATTACTAGAATCATTTATAAAGCATAATGTAGATGCTATTACCATATCTGATCGAGAAGGGCATATTTTACAAGCAAATAAAGCTTATGAAAAGATATTTGGATGGTCATTAGAAGAAATCATAGGTAAGAGATTACCTTGTGTACCAGATTTCTTAATGGAAGAATCACTCGAAAATATTCAGAAAATTCTAACAGGAGAATCCGTAGTTACTAGATTAGAAACTGTTAGACGACGTAACGATGGAAGTCTTCTTGATGTCAGTCTGACAGTTTCTCCTATATTAGACGTAAGAGGAAATGTGATAGCTTTATCTGCAATATGTAGAGACATCTCTGAAAGAAAACAAGCAGAAAGAGAGCGACATCAATTACATCAACAATTAAAAGATAGTGAAATGAAGTACCGTGCACTAATCGAACAAGCAACTGATGCAGTATATGTAGTAGAGCTGAATGAAAATTATGTTCCCAGTCGATTCATTGAGGTAAACCCTGTTGGTTGTAAAAGATTTGGATATAGTAGAGAAGAGCTGCTCTCGTTACCATTTCCAAATGTAGTACCACAAGATTCTAAAATGATTGTAAGGTTGTTAGAAAAAATTAGAGAGGGAGAAACTTCCTTCACTTTACAAGATGAATATGCTTTTCCAACAGGAAAAATAATAACAACTGAGTTTAGTGTCCGTGTTTTTAACTTAAATGGTAAAAAGGTTTTCCTGAGTATTTCTCGTGATATCACTGAACGGCTAAAAACAGAAGAATTACTACGGAAATCTGAAAAACTTGCTGTCGTAGGACAATTAGCGACTGCAATGGCTCATGAAATTAATAATCCATTAACCGCAATGAAAGGGTTTATGCAATTACTAAAATCAACGGAAACTGAGAATAATCAGGGGTATATAAATATAGTATCATCAGAGATTGAGCGTATAGAAAGTATTACTAATGAATTTATGGCGGTAGCCAAACCACAGGTGGTAAAGATACAACCTAATGATATTAGTGTGCTAATGGATCAAGTTTTAATGCTACTGCAACCTCAAGCAATGATGAATAATATAAAAATTAGAATTGATTTTACACCCGGTATTCCATTGATTCCATGTGAAGGAAATCAATTAAAACAAGTATTTGTTAATATTATAAAAAATGCAATTGAATCCATGCCAACAGGAGGAGAAATTTTGATTCAATTTGATAAACTTGATAATAATCAAATAAGGATTCGCTTTATCGATCAAGGATGTGGGATTCCAAAAGAACGTATACCATACTTAGGAGAACCTTTTTACAGTATTAAGGAAGAGGGAATCGGCTTAGGATTAATGGTATGTTATAAAATTATTGAAACACACCAGGGGAAGGTATTTATTGAGAGTGAAGTGAATAAGGGAACTATAGTTGAAGTCACTCTTCCAATTTGCACGCTTCAAAATTAAAACATTCTTTTACTGAAATTTTATAAATTAGTAAGCAGTTAGCTTTGGCTAGCTGTTTTTTTGTATATATTGTAATCGATTCTTCATATTACGGCTTTTTAATGTTTCATATATAGATTTTAAAAACTCTGTAAGTGTTTTGTAACATTTACGAGAGACTTTTTTAACAGTTATGAGAGAGAAAAGAAAGATTTGTTATATATGATGAAATTAATCTTACTAGTAGGTGTTCTAATTGACCTAGAAACCAAGGAGGAAAAATAACAATGAAACAATTGAAGCCAGCAATTAGTGTATTAGGTAGTGTATCGATGGCACTGACTTTAGCATCTCCTGCTTTAGCAGATGTAAAACAACCGAATCCAGGAGGTACAGTTGAAATATTCAAAGAGAATGTAAATGTAAAAAAAGAAGATAAGAATTTCACGCTCGGATCTGATGGGGAAATAGGTTCACTCATTACACAAAACATTGAAATGGCAAACAACGATTGGGATAAAGATGGTATTTCTAACGACTTAGAGATGAATGGATATAAAATTGAATTCAATTCACAAACTGGAAAAAATGAAGCGAAAGCATGGGATCCCGAGAAGGATAAAGGGAAACCAAAATTTATATCGAATCCTATGAATGCAAATACGGATGGTGATCCTTTTACTGATATGTATGAGGTTGAGAATTATAACAACGATTCTGATACTAATTTCAATCCGATAGTTGCCAACATGCCGAATTTGCAAATTGGTGTCAAACGAATTGAAGTAATTCCTATTGCAACCATTACGGATAATAATGGCGGATCAGTCAGCAGAGGATGGGAAAAAAGTGTATCTACACAACATTCATTTAATGTAGGTTTAAGTGGTTCAGGTGGTGTAGAAGGCTCAGCAGCCGGTCCTGTTCCTTCCGGAAGTGTTTCAGCAAATGTGGGATACGGATATTCAAAAACAACTACGGAAACGGAGAGTTATACAAATAATTTTGATTGGTCTACTGCAACAACTGTGGATACAGCGAACGCAGCAAAATTACGGGTACATTTGGAATATAAGAATGTAGGAACAGCATCCGCTGAAAATGTTTCGCCTCATTTTAATATTCGTTTAGGAAACAAAATTATTAATACTGTAAAGGCAACACAAGATCGTTATAAAGCAAACTATTTAAGTACAGAAAAAGGTGGACGGAATAAAACAGAAGTAGTAATTGACAGTTTAGAAGGACAAGCAGATGCGAATATTGTCTTATCTTTGGATGAATTGAAAGCTGTTGAACAAGGGGAACTTCTTTCGATTGAAGTTTTACCTACAAGTACAATGGATTTATCTATTGAAAAAGGTGAAGAAATTATGCATTTGGGGGATTCAGGGAGATATGAGTCTAGAGTAAATGCAGCTACTGAACAATTAGAAACAGATATAGGAAATATACCAAAGTTTAGGGTATATACTCCTAAAGACAAATCCCTTGCTGATACGCCAGTTTTATCCTATAACGAAGTTTTTCAACATGTAAATATAGATACGAAAAAAGTAAATCATATTGTAAACAAGGCTAAAAGTACTAATAACGTATCAGTAGTTTCAGCTAATAATGGAACTGATGCATTGAACGATTTAAAAGCGGGACAGGGAAATCGCGGTTATTTACATAAAGACTCTGTACACGGTGCTTTTGCAAAACTACAGCAACCAACATTAGTAGAAGGTAGTTTTGATTCTGTGACGCAAAAGATTAGGGCAACAATTTTACCTGGTTTATTTGGTGTGAGTAAAGAGATTCCTACTACTTATAGTAAGAAATGGAATGCTCCGTCACAAACAGTAACACTAGTTAAACGTGAGAATGGATTTACATATGAGTCTAGAGAAAATATACACCCTATTAAATCTGAAATTGCTTCGCACAGAAAAGTTACATTTGAAATCAATGACGCACACAATCTAACCCCTACACAAAAGATTGATACTGAAATTAAAGCTAATAAAGAATTTGAAGATTATGTAGTAGATAATTCAGGTGAATTTGTTACAGAAGGGGTTCCTTATACCGTAGCTTCATATGGAAATACAGCTTATTGGGGAAGTCATCATGCCGGGAATAAATGGGAGTATCTTTGGGCTGAAAAATCTAGCGATGAAAAAGTGAATGTAATTATTGAAAGAGTAGGTCAACCTAAACCTGGAAAACCAATTAAAAAGGATGAAGAGGTATTAATTAAATTTCGAAATCCTATTTATTCAGATTATGCATATTTAAAACTTCAAGATAGTTATATCCATTTAGATCAAAAACAGAATGCAAGTACTTTTAAATTTAATCATGCATATCCAAAGAATTTCACTGGATACCATAAGCAATGGAACATACTATCTAATGGTAACAAGTTAAAGGTAGGATATTTAATCGATTATATGAAATATGGTAATGGAGAGAATGGGACTGATACTATAGCATGGAATCTATCAAGAGTTCAGTAATCGGTAACAGTTCTGTTGCTAAGTTTGAAAAGAGAACCGGAAATGAATTGAATCCGTAAAGTTAGATACAATAATTTAGGTTACTAATAAGGAATGAGTTCGATGTTGAATCGGACTCATTCCTTTTAATTTATATAATTTAGTAACTACTATTTTAAATACTTATCTAGTCATATAAGTAATCAAATGTTAAGATTACTATCTGTATTACAAAATTTATTTTCTGAATTTTCATTGGATAATAGAAACAATAAATTTTGCATTATTGGTGAAAAAGAAGTGAGGATAGTATATGAAGAAAAGAATTTTAATCGTAGAAGATGAAGAAAATATTCGAGAAGTATGCAAACGGTATTTAGAAAGAGAAGAATATGAAGTTTATACCGCTGTAAATGGTAAAGAAGGTTGGGATTTATTTCTTACACATCAACCAGATTTAATTATATTAGATTTGATGATGCCAAAAAAAGATGGATGGGAATTATGCGAGGAAATTCGTCAACAGTCAAATGTCCCTATTATTATGTTAACTGCTAAGGGAGAGGAAAGGGATCGAATTTTAGGCTTAACAATGGGGGCAGATGATTATTTAACAAAGCCATTTTCCCCTCGTGAATTAGTATTAAGGGTTCAAATTATACTAAGAAGAGGAAGCCATGTACCAATACAAGCGAAAGAATCTCTATTGGAAGTGATAGAGTTTCCAGATTTAAAAATATATCCAAAGACAAGATATGTACTTGTTTGTGATAAGGAAGTAGAGTTAACGGTGAAAGAGTTTGAGGTACTTTATCTCATGGCAAAGCATCCAAAACAAGTATTTTC
This region includes:
- a CDS encoding PAS domain S-box protein, which encodes MIIKDYFINLSIFSLLVSAAIFIQVFLIHSRRYFEKFYGGIIAVTLMLFSFPYMGFSYDLRVVPLILSFIYFGRIAGWITLISIIIMRIFFIGGYWEPPVIAYLSMSVLFFTFKTYFKNLHPFKSASLYFSIFVGIKWLVGVLFNTTLLYTGGLLYIALGLLIGLFLMEAYQRLYYLTQDLSKMNRELKKSKQELTDTVHELQGGIFKFKKVGKHFIHTLCDGQFYYQKGFYSEQVVGKSLRTIDASIVPPHLVSQLMKYYLQAWEGKEIIFELSWPDDKTIILIALRPIKRNGQVIEVVGSTVDITERKKVESELRATKELLESFIKHNVDAITISDREGHILQANKAYEKIFGWSLEEIIGKRLPCVPDFLMEESLENIQKILTGESVVTRLETVRRRNDGSLLDVSLTVSPILDVRGNVIALSAICRDISERKQAERERHQLHQQLKDSEMKYRALIEQATDAVYVVELNENYVPSRFIEVNPVGCKRFGYSREELLSLPFPNVVPQDSKMIVRLLEKIREGETSFTLQDEYAFPTGKIITTEFSVRVFNLNGKKVFLSISRDITERLKTEELLRKSEKLAVVGQLATAMAHEINNPLTAMKGFMQLLKSTETENNQGYINIVSSEIERIESITNEFMAVAKPQVVKIQPNDISVLMDQVLMLLQPQAMMNNIKIRIDFTPGIPLIPCEGNQLKQVFVNIIKNAIESMPTGGEILIQFDKLDNNQIRIRFIDQGCGIPKERIPYLGEPFYSIKEEGIGLGLMVCYKIIETHQGKVFIESEVNKGTIVEVTLPICTLQN
- a CDS encoding binary toxin-like calcium binding domain-containing protein yields the protein MKQLKPAISVLGSVSMALTLASPALADVKQPNPGGTVEIFKENVNVKKEDKNFTLGSDGEIGSLITQNIEMANNDWDKDGISNDLEMNGYKIEFNSQTGKNEAKAWDPEKDKGKPKFISNPMNANTDGDPFTDMYEVENYNNDSDTNFNPIVANMPNLQIGVKRIEVIPIATITDNNGGSVSRGWEKSVSTQHSFNVGLSGSGGVEGSAAGPVPSGSVSANVGYGYSKTTTETESYTNNFDWSTATTVDTANAAKLRVHLEYKNVGTASAENVSPHFNIRLGNKIINTVKATQDRYKANYLSTEKGGRNKTEVVIDSLEGQADANIVLSLDELKAVEQGELLSIEVLPTSTMDLSIEKGEEIMHLGDSGRYESRVNAATEQLETDIGNIPKFRVYTPKDKSLADTPVLSYNEVFQHVNIDTKKVNHIVNKAKSTNNVSVVSANNGTDALNDLKAGQGNRGYLHKDSVHGAFAKLQQPTLVEGSFDSVTQKIRATILPGLFGVSKEIPTTYSKKWNAPSQTVTLVKRENGFTYESRENIHPIKSEIASHRKVTFEINDAHNLTPTQKIDTEIKANKEFEDYVVDNSGEFVTEGVPYTVASYGNTAYWGSHHAGNKWEYLWAEKSSDEKVNVIIERVGQPKPGKPIKKDEEVLIKFRNPIYSDYAYLKLQDSYIHLDQKQNASTFKFNHAYPKNFTGYHKQWNILSNGNKLKVGYLIDYMKYGNGENGTDTIAWNLSRVQ
- a CDS encoding response regulator transcription factor, giving the protein MKKRILIVEDEENIREVCKRYLEREEYEVYTAVNGKEGWDLFLTHQPDLIILDLMMPKKDGWELCEEIRQQSNVPIIMLTAKGEERDRILGLTMGADDYLTKPFSPRELVLRVQIILRRGSHVPIQAKESLLEVIEFPDLKIYPKTRYVLVCDKEVELTVKEFEVLYLMAKHPKQVFSRSQLLELIWDFGHEGASNTVTVLVSRLREKLEKHTIKNRWIHTVWGIGYRFEPNGGNET